One window from the genome of Pedobacter schmidteae encodes:
- a CDS encoding MarR family winged helix-turn-helix transcriptional regulator — MNYQLIQEVIQLVEKFDENVSENVYPKNLDGFKRWICNQHTEVDSLLNEPDWEGKTNGRSPESVISTLLVHMNRYAKTYSKSAIYDSAFSTQEDFIYLINLKAFGAMTKMKLIKKNIQDKPTGMQIISRLIKNGWVMQTDSETDKRSKVIKITPEGMEALSQQMEKIRLATQIVSGNLSHSEKMQLIRLLNKLEDFHHPIFSQQIDSHELLQKVNDHYFQP; from the coding sequence ATGAACTACCAACTAATTCAAGAAGTCATTCAACTCGTAGAAAAATTTGATGAGAATGTTAGCGAAAATGTCTATCCTAAAAACCTGGATGGATTTAAACGATGGATTTGTAACCAGCACACAGAAGTAGATTCTCTTCTTAACGAACCTGACTGGGAAGGTAAAACAAATGGTCGAAGTCCCGAAAGTGTGATCAGTACATTATTAGTCCACATGAACAGATATGCTAAAACCTACTCAAAATCAGCAATCTATGATTCAGCGTTTTCTACACAGGAAGATTTCATATATCTCATCAATCTAAAAGCTTTTGGCGCGATGACAAAAATGAAACTGATCAAAAAAAACATTCAGGATAAACCTACAGGAATGCAAATCATCAGCCGACTGATAAAAAATGGCTGGGTAATGCAAACAGACTCTGAGACCGACAAAAGAAGTAAAGTCATTAAAATTACTCCTGAGGGAATGGAAGCGTTGAGTCAGCAAATGGAGAAAATACGTCTCGCCACGCAAATCGTTTCGGGCAACCTGTCTCATTCAGAAAAAATGCAATTGATAAGACTATTAAACAAACTGGAAGATTTTCATCATCCTATTTTTTCTCAGCAAATAGACAGCCATGAGTTGTTGCAAAAAGTAAACGATCATTATTTCCAACCTTAA